In one window of Bizionia sp. M204 DNA:
- a CDS encoding T9SS type A sorting domain-containing protein codes for MMKKITLLIAISIAVFTTNKSWSQTITSSADDGTTPGTLRVEIANATPGSTLTFDPSITNITLLLGEILIDKDLTISGVSGTTSTIDANSSSRVFNITSGAIILENLTLTNGVANDGGAIYMSNASVTINDSFLTSNTANGASGSGGAIFNDVGGVLVVNNSGITANIANRAGGGIEDNSGAGLGITLINVNLDNNNAGTSPATAAPGNGGGLHITGAGDSNITGGTVMGNIAAKEGGGLWNGSGTMMVSTVDVSENLAVGNATGGGGLFNNGGTLTVDAMTTLTRNIAMGDTPGGRGGAMFNNLGGTLNLANGLTISGNYASRAGGAIEDASNGLLILDGVTLIGNAAGVDIGLGNIIMPNPGNGGALHLSGTTNATISNLSMIENNLAAREGGGLWNNLGTMTLTMTSVDNNIAYGDAADDGGGGIFNNGGTLTINSSSQVLNNQAIGISGSGGGIFSTDGVVTVNDSWIAYNTSNRAGGGIEAIDGIVNLSNVTLDFNTTGSAPGNGGGLHITGMADTNISGGTVTENTATREGGGLWNGSGIMTVNRTLITGNIASGPAADDGGGGIFNNGGTLLVQNSTTISGNVADGAAGSGGGILTIGGNVTVNESAITSNQANRAGGGIELAGGTLNLVNAILDMNNAGVSPAIAAPGSGGGLHVSGPATTNITGGTTNGNIAANEGGGLWNGSGVMTVVDHTIDGNTASGNDAMTAGAAGGGGIYNEGGTLDLSGSTIIINNSADGAQSTGGGILNAAGTLTANGITIMDNQSNRAGGGIETNGEGAVMLTNVNLNSNDTGVVTGAGAPGNGGALHVSGNSTVDVTGGTVNMNTAASEGGGLWNGSGIMTVAGTTLDSNMALGANADNGGGALFNNGGTLIVQNGAIITNNTATGASGSGGGIQNVDGGILTIIDSEISGNTSNRAGGGIEDNSTNAVGTLTLINVTLNNNSTGSAPGNGGGLHITGPGNSTITGGTVNGNMATREGGGLWNGSGVMTLDAVTIDSNIAQGDAADDGGAGVFNNGGTLNITNGSLISNNISSGTSASGGGLLSTAGNVTVSDSSFETNAANRAGGAIEIIDGTLTFTNSIMRGNDVNGLAGTAAPGNGGGLHVTGMSGVVTISTSTISNNAAANEGGGLWNQNGTTMSVSMSTIDNNTADEGGGIYNNTGSITSVMTTTISGNSATVSGGGLSNNGASLDLNAVTVVMNTAALGGGIDAVNNVSLKNTIVALNTASSGMDVSGTIISNDYNLIGLDDLNVFTPQANDLEGVNPLVGPLQDNGGTTLTHQLLDNSPAFDAGDGTDVFVDQIGQPVFGSSRDLGALESQTSLSIDDFNQTATFRVYPNPTNGNFKINLGAISDRNISLMIVSITGQVVKKATLNSGLNTIDMTGMASGMYMLNIRTTNNTVTHKLILQ; via the coding sequence GAGCTTCTGGTTCCGGTGGTGCTATTTTTAATGATGTTGGCGGCGTGTTGGTCGTAAATAATTCAGGAATTACAGCCAACATAGCCAACCGAGCAGGTGGTGGTATTGAAGATAATTCGGGTGCCGGACTAGGTATTACCTTAATTAATGTAAACCTTGATAATAACAATGCAGGAACGTCTCCCGCTACAGCCGCACCCGGAAATGGTGGTGGTTTACACATAACAGGCGCTGGTGATAGCAATATTACTGGTGGAACTGTAATGGGGAATATAGCGGCTAAAGAAGGTGGCGGATTATGGAATGGCAGTGGAACCATGATGGTTAGTACTGTGGATGTTTCTGAAAACCTAGCTGTTGGGAACGCTACAGGTGGTGGTGGTCTTTTTAACAATGGCGGAACACTAACAGTTGATGCCATGACAACATTAACGCGCAATATAGCAATGGGAGACACACCTGGTGGTCGAGGTGGAGCCATGTTTAATAATTTAGGTGGAACTTTAAATTTAGCAAATGGATTAACAATTTCAGGAAATTATGCTAGTAGAGCAGGCGGTGCTATTGAAGATGCTTCTAATGGATTGCTGATACTTGACGGTGTTACGCTAATTGGAAATGCCGCTGGTGTTGATATTGGTTTGGGAAATATAATCATGCCTAATCCAGGAAATGGTGGGGCGCTGCACTTGTCAGGAACAACCAATGCAACTATTTCAAACCTTTCTATGATAGAAAATAATTTGGCAGCACGTGAAGGCGGCGGATTATGGAATAATTTAGGAACCATGACATTAACGATGACATCTGTTGATAATAATATAGCTTATGGTGATGCTGCAGATGATGGTGGCGGTGGAATCTTTAATAACGGTGGAACTTTAACTATTAATTCATCGTCTCAAGTATTAAATAATCAAGCTATTGGAATTTCAGGTTCTGGAGGCGGTATATTTAGTACTGATGGTGTTGTAACCGTTAACGATTCGTGGATAGCATATAACACCTCTAATAGAGCCGGTGGGGGAATTGAAGCCATTGATGGAATTGTTAATTTAAGTAATGTAACATTAGATTTTAATACAACAGGTTCAGCGCCCGGGAATGGTGGTGGATTACATATAACAGGAATGGCGGATACCAATATTTCTGGCGGAACGGTTACAGAAAATACAGCGACTAGAGAAGGTGGTGGTTTATGGAACGGTTCTGGAATAATGACTGTGAATAGAACATTGATTACCGGAAATATAGCAAGTGGACCAGCTGCCGATGATGGTGGTGGTGGAATCTTTAACAATGGCGGAACCCTTTTAGTTCAGAATAGCACAACCATTAGTGGTAATGTTGCGGATGGTGCAGCTGGATCTGGTGGAGGAATTCTAACAATAGGAGGAAATGTAACCGTAAATGAATCTGCCATAACAAGCAATCAAGCCAATCGCGCAGGTGGTGGAATTGAGTTAGCTGGTGGAACTTTAAATCTGGTTAATGCAATTTTAGATATGAATAATGCAGGCGTTTCGCCCGCAATTGCAGCACCAGGTTCTGGTGGGGGATTGCACGTAAGTGGACCTGCCACAACAAATATTACAGGCGGAACAACAAACGGCAACATAGCTGCTAACGAAGGTGGCGGACTTTGGAATGGTTCGGGTGTTATGACGGTTGTAGATCATACAATTGATGGCAATACAGCATCAGGAAACGATGCCATGACAGCTGGAGCAGCTGGAGGTGGTGGAATTTATAATGAAGGTGGAACATTAGATTTATCAGGTTCAACAATAATTATAAATAATAGTGCTGATGGCGCTCAATCAACTGGTGGTGGAATTTTAAATGCTGCTGGAACATTGACTGCTAATGGGATTACCATAATGGATAACCAATCGAACAGAGCTGGTGGCGGAATTGAAACAAATGGTGAAGGTGCTGTTATGTTAACCAATGTCAATTTAAATTCGAATGACACAGGGGTTGTAACCGGAGCTGGTGCACCAGGAAATGGAGGCGCACTGCACGTTAGTGGAAACAGTACGGTTGATGTTACAGGTGGAACCGTAAATATGAACACGGCAGCTTCAGAAGGCGGTGGTTTATGGAATGGTTCAGGAATAATGACTGTAGCTGGTACAACTTTAGATAGCAATATGGCTTTAGGTGCCAATGCTGATAATGGTGGCGGTGCCCTTTTTAACAACGGAGGAACACTTATCGTTCAAAATGGCGCAATAATTACCAATAATACGGCTACTGGAGCTTCTGGTTCAGGAGGTGGAATTCAAAATGTAGATGGCGGTATTTTAACAATTATAGATTCTGAAATTTCAGGAAACACATCCAATAGAGCAGGTGGTGGTATTGAAGATAATTCAACTAACGCTGTTGGAACATTAACATTAATAAATGTTACTTTAAACAATAATTCAACCGGATCAGCACCAGGAAATGGTGGTGGTTTACATATTACAGGTCCAGGTAATTCTACAATTACAGGCGGAACTGTTAATGGAAATATGGCTACTCGTGAAGGTGGTGGTTTATGGAACGGTTCAGGTGTTATGACTTTAGATGCTGTAACAATCGATTCAAATATAGCACAAGGTGATGCCGCTGATGATGGTGGTGCAGGCGTTTTTAATAATGGAGGAACTTTAAACATAACGAATGGATCCCTTATTTCAAATAATATATCAAGTGGTACTTCCGCATCTGGAGGTGGACTTTTAAGCACTGCTGGTAACGTAACAGTATCAGATTCTTCTTTTGAAACCAATGCTGCTAATAGAGCAGGTGGCGCGATAGAAATTATAGACGGAACTTTAACATTTACCAACTCAATTATGAGAGGTAACGATGTAAATGGTTTAGCAGGAACTGCAGCACCAGGAAATGGTGGTGGACTTCATGTTACTGGAATGTCTGGAGTGGTAACCATTTCAACAAGTACTATAAGCAATAATGCTGCTGCTAATGAAGGTGGCGGATTATGGAACCAAAACGGAACAACGATGAGTGTTTCCATGTCTACTATTGATAATAATACGGCTGACGAAGGCGGTGGAATTTACAACAACACGGGAAGTATAACGTCCGTGATGACCACTACTATTTCTGGAAATTCGGCAACTGTATCTGGTGGTGGACTTTCTAATAATGGTGCTAGTTTAGATTTAAATGCGGTAACGGTTGTTATGAATACAGCTGCTTTAGGCGGTGGAATTGATGCAGTAAATAATGTGTCTTTAAAAAATACCATTGTGGCTTTAAATACAGCTTCTTCGGGAATGGATGTATCTGGAACAATAATATCTAACGATTATAACTTGATTGGATTAGATGATTTAAATGTTTTTACACCACAAGCTAATGATTTAGAAGGTGTAAACCCATTAGTTGGTCCGCTACAAGATAATGGTGGTACCACGTTAACGCATCAATTATTAGATAATTCTCCGGCATTTGATGCAGGTGATGGAACCGATGTTTTTGTGGATCAGATTGGACAACCTGTTTTTGGTTCTTCACGAGATCTGGGTGCTTTAGAATCTCAAACATCACTTTCTATAGATGACTTTAATCAAACAGCAACCTTCCGTGTTTATCCTAATCCTACAAATGGAAACTTTAAAATTAATTTAGGAGCTATTTCAGACCGAAATATCTCTCTGATGATTGTATCTATAACAGGACAGGTTGTGAAGAAAGCAACTTTAAATTCAGGACTAAATACAATTGATATGACAGGAATGGCTTCCGGAATGTATATGTTGAACATTAGAACAACAAATAATACCGTGACGCATAAATTGATTCTGCAATAA